A region of Periplaneta americana isolate PAMFEO1 chromosome 16, P.americana_PAMFEO1_priV1, whole genome shotgun sequence DNA encodes the following proteins:
- the LOC138716140 gene encoding uncharacterized protein, with the protein MPKCAVSSTQKFLVQQHITTSKHQANKQLNSKQRQLFLTQPTTSNVRSEFNIDLCRSLISADIPLYKLKNKVFREFLEKYTQHTIPDESTLRKTYAPSIYDETIQKIRDEIKDSSIWVSIDETPDKEGRLVGNVVIGLLSEQYSERILLHCDVLEKCNNKTIVKLFNEAMGILWPKGIMYDNVLFFISDAAPYMVKAGQALSVVYPKLTHFTCVAHAFHRVAEVVRDNFPKVDLLISSVKKVFLKAPSRVNVLKEMYPEIPLPPKPILTRWGTWLEAVEYYAEHIDSINNVLLALDSEDAVSIDTAKTVTCDISVKNDLAHIQHTFSCIIKTLKSLQNRHLSLSESFEIINSTVEQLNRGRGKVADAVRAKVDTVLSKNPGYEELQKVVAVMSGESTVKINLDLSPADIVKLNYVPVTSCDVERSFSQYKSIPRDNRRRFTFQHLKEMFVTYCYGNRQ; encoded by the coding sequence tgtgcagtatcatctacacaaaagttcctggtgcaacaacacattacaactagtaaacatcaggccaacaaacaactaaattccaagcagagacaattgtttttaacacaaccaacaacatcgaatgtaagatctgagtttaacatcgacctgtgccgttctctcatctctgctgatattcctctctacaaactaaagaataaggtcttcagggaattccttgaaaaatatactcaacatacaatcccggatgagtcaacacttaggaagacgtatgctccatccatctacgatgagacaatacagaagataagagatgaaattaaagatagttcaatttgggtttccattgatgagactcccgacaaagaaggtagacttgttggtaatgtagttatcggtttgttaagtgaacaatattctgaacgaattcttttacattgtgatgttctagaaaagtgcaataacaaaactatagttaaactgttcaacgaagctatgggtatcctgtggccaaagggtattatgtacgataatgtgttattctttattagcgatgctgccccttatatggtcaaagctggacaagcattatctgttgtatatcctaaattgactcattttacttgtgtggcgcatgcatttcatcgtgtggcagaagtggtcagagacaatttccctaaagtagatttgttgatttcatcagtgaaaaaagtatttctcaaagctcccagtagagttaacgtgttgaaagaaatgtaccctgaaattccattgccaccaaagccaattttaactagatggggtacatggctagaagcagttgaatattatgccgaacatatagactctattaacaatgttctccttgcattggactctgaagatgcagtctcaattgatactgcgaaaacagttacctgtgacataagtgtgaagaatgacttagctcacattcagcatacattttcatgcatcataaaaacgctcaaaagtctccaaaataggcacctttcactatctgaaagttttgaaattataaatagtactgtggaacaactgaatcgtggtagaggtaaagttgcagatgcagtaagagctaaggtggacactgtactttcaaaaaaccctggatatgaagaactacaaaaggttgttgctgtgatgagtggtgaatcaacagtgaagattaacttggacttatccccagcagacattgtgaaattgaattatgtaccagttacttcttgtgacgtcgaacgctcttttagtcagtataaatctatccccagagacaatagaagaagattcacttttcagcacttgaaagaaatgtttgtaacctattgttatggtaacagacaataa